AGCACCAGGATCATCATCGAGATGCCGAACATGGCGAGGATCGGGCCGAGGTCGCGCCCACGCGGCAGGTCGACGAAGACCACCCGCCGTCCGGCGAGCGCGAGCGCGTCGCGGTGGAGCACGAGGTACCCGGAGAACGCGATGACCAGCAGGACCTTGGCGACCTCGCCGGGCTGGAAGCTGAACCCGGCGACGTTGATCCAGATGTTGGCGCCGTTCTTGCCGCTGCCGATGACCGGCAGGAACGGCAGGACCAGCAGCAGGATGCCGCCCAGGCCGGCGGTGTAGGTGAAGCGCTGCAGGACGCGGTGGTCGCGCAGCAGCACCAGCGTCGCGACGAAGAGGATGACGCCGAGGGTCATCCAGACCAGCTGCTGGCGGGCGAAGTCCTGGTTGGCGCGGTCGAGCGCGGCGTAGGTGAGGTCGAGCCGATGGATGACGGCCAGGCCCAGGCCGTTGAGCGCGGCCACGAGCGGCAGCAGCACCGGGTCGGCGTAGGGCGCGACGAGGCGGACGGTCACGTGGGCGACCACGATCAGCCCGGTCAGCCAGCCGCCGTAGCCGACCAGGTCGGCCGGGACGACGCCCTCGACGCCGAGCCCGACCGCGGCGTAGGCGCCGATGCCGACCGCGAGGGCGAGCAGCAGCAGGAACAGCTCCGCGCCCCGGCGGCGCCGGTGCACGAAGCCCATCAGGGTGCCGTTCTGGCTCATCGAGTGCCTCCCGTCACGCTCAGCCGACGTCCTGGCGCGCGGCGTAGTTGTCGACGGTGAGGCGCGCGTCGTCGAGCGAGTCGGCCTCGATGCCCTCGCGCACCTGCTCGGCGTCGATGTCGCTCAGCCGGTCGAGGTCGACGTCGGTGGTCTCGTAGGGGTGGGACAGGGAGACGCCGGGCAGGGACGCGTCGATGCCGCGGAAGATCGCGACCTTGCCGTCCTGCTCGGCGACGTAGAACTGCTGCTGGCTCCACGACCAGCCGGCGGCCAGCACCACCCACGCCACGCCGAGCACGACGGCGAGGACGAGCAGCCGGCGCAGCCACGCGAAGCGGCGCGGGGGCCGCGGGGCGTAGCGGGCGGTCTCGTGGTCGATCGGGTCGGCGGCGAACGCACCCTCGGGCACGTCGCCCGGGACGGGCGGGATCTCGCCGGTGTCGCCGGAGCGGTGCCCGCGGAACAGGCCGCCGACGGCGCCCGCGGCCCCGGAGAGGGGCGTACGCCGCGGCAGGTCGGCCGCGGCACCCACGAGCAGCGGCGCCAGGTCCTCGGCGGGCGGCTGCTCGCTGACCTCGGCGACCACGCAGGTGACGTTGTCGGTGCTGCCGGCCTCGAGGCTGGCACGCACCAGCTCGACCGCGGCGTAGTCGGGCGTGCCGCTGGCGAGGATGTCGGCGATCCGGTCGTCGGTGAGCGTGCCGCAGGCGCCGTCGCTGCAGACCAGGACCCGGTCGCCGGGCTCGGCGGGGAACTCGAAGAGGTCGGGCTCCTCGTGGCGGATCCCGTCGAGGGCCTTGAGGATGAGGTTGCGGTGCGGGTGGGTCCGCGACTGCTCCTCGGTGATCCGGCCCTCGTCGATGAGCGACTGGACGAAGGTGTGGTCGTGGGTGAGCTGGCGCAGCTGGCCGCGCCGCTGGAGGTAGGCCCGGCTGTCGCCGATGTGGCCGATCGCGAACCGGGTGCCGTCGAAGAGCGCGACCGTGGCGGTGGTGGAGGTGCCGTTGAGGGCGGGGTCCTCCTCGACCAGCTCGGCGATCCGGTCGTCGGCGCGGTGCAGGGCCCCGGCGACCTGGCCGACGACGTCGTCGTCGGGCTCGCGGTCGAGCTTGCGGAGCGCCTGGACGGCGGTGCTGGAGGCGAGGTCGCCGCGGACGGCGCCGCCGACGCCGTCGCAGACCGTGAGCAGCCACGGACCGGCGTAGCCGCTGTCCTGGTTCTCGCGACGCACCCGCCCCACGTCGGAGATCGCCGAGTAGTGGAGGTACATCACTTGCGCAGCTCCAGGATCGTCTTCCCGACGCGCACCTGCACCCCGAGACCGATCGTGGTGGGCTGGGTGATGCGCACGGGACCGACGTAGGTGCCGTTGGTGGAGCCGAGGTCCTCCACGAACCACTCGTCGCCGCTGCTGGCGATGCGGGCGTGGCGGGTCGAGACGTAGTCGTCGTCGAGCTTGATCGCGGCGTCGCTGCCCCGCCCGATGAGGAGGGGCGCGTCGGCGAGCTCGGCGCGGACGCCGGGGTTCTCGCCCTCGACGACCAGCAGGTGGGTCGGCGCGCCGCGGCGCGGCTTGCGCGGCGCCTTGGGCTTGCGCCCGGTCGGGACCGGCCCGGAGCCGCGGGCGGTCTCGGGGACGCGGGCCCCGAACATGTCCGAGCGGATCACCGAGATCGCCGAGAGGACGAAGATCCAGAGCACGGCGAGGAACGCCGCGCGGATCAGGAACAGGGTCAGCTCAGACATTCCAGCCCCCGGCCTCGTCGCGGCCGCCGTCGATGCGGACCGTCATGTCGGTGTGGCCGATCCGGATGGTCGAGCCGTCGCGCAGGCGCGCCCGGGCCACCTTGGAGCCGTCCACCAGGATCCCGTTGGTCGAGCCGAGGTCGACCGCCTCGACCCCGTCGACCGACACCTCGAGCTCGAGGTGGCGCCGGCTCACGCCCGGGTCGTTGATCCGCAGGTCGGCCTCGGTGCCGCGCCCGACGACCAGGCCCGGCGGGCGCAGCGGGTGGCGGGTGCCGTTGACCTCGAGGGTCGCGTGCGAGGCACGCGTGCGGGTGCGTTGGTCGTTGTCGGTGACGCTGGCCTGCGCCTTGCTGCGGATCCGGAAGCGGCCGGTGGTGAGGTCGTCGGCCTCCTCGAAGGCGATGGTGACCGGACCGGTGAAGACGTAGCCCTGCGCGTCGGCGTGGTCCTGCAGCTGGTCGACGAGGTCCTGCTCGAGCGCGCGACCGAGGCCGCCGATGCGCTCGAGGTCGGTCGCGGACAGCTCGACGTGGAAGTCGTTGGGCACCAGGCGGCGCTGGCGGCTCATCACCTGGGCGTTGTTGTCGCACTCGCGCTGCAGCGCGGCCGCGATCTCGACGGGCTGCACCGCGCTGCGGAAGGCGCGGGCGAAGACTCCGGAGATGAGTCCCTCGAGCCGCTGCTCGAAGCGCTGCAGGGCGTTCATCGGCGGGGCCTCCTCTCCTTGCGCTCGGGTCGCGTCGTCGTGGTGGGCAGGCGTCACTGGACCGCCCGGCCGGTGCGGCCGAGCGTACCGGCCGAGCGCCGTCGCGCCACTCAGCCGCCCCGGTCGCCCACCCGTCCGAGCGAGACGTCACGGTGCGCGGTCGCCGGCACGACCACGCACCATGACGTCGCGCGAGGCGGCCGATTGGGAGGCCGCGCGCGCCGTGGGGTAGCCTGAGCCCGCTTCTGGCGCGAGTGGCGGAATAGGCAGACGCGCACGGTTCAGGTCCGTGTGTCCGAAAGGACGTGGGGGTTCAACTCCCCCCTCGCGCACCAGCATCGAAGGCCCCGGACATCGTCCGGGGCCTTCGTCGTTCCCGACCGCGTTGCCAGCGCGCGTCCGACCGCCGGGACCTCCGGCGCGCCGCCCCCACCCGGGCGCGTCGAGGGGGTGGCACGCACGGGTCACCCGCGTCGGGACCTCCGTCCCGCGGGCGCCGGGACCATGGGCCCGATCGCTCCCGCGCCCCTCAGGAGCCCCCCGCCGGGGCCGATCCGAGGCTCGACAAGACCTCTCTGGTCTTCCCTGCGGACGGAGCCCACGTTGGATGCCATGGACGGCCTCGACGAGATCATCGGCGAGTTCCTGGTCGAGAGCCACGAGAACCTCGACCAGCTGGACCGCGACCTCATCGCGCTGGAGCGCGACCCCTCCTCCTCCACGCTGCTCGCCAGCGTCTTCCGCACCATCCACACGATCAAGGGCACCAGCGGCTTCCTGGCGTTCTCGATCCTGGAGTCGGTGACGCACGTCGGCGAGAGCCTGCTGGCCCGCCTGCGCGACGGCGAGCTGGCCCTGACCCCCGGCCTCACCAGCCTGCTGCTCGAGGTCGTCGATGCCGTCCGCTCCCTGCTCACCAACATCGAGCACACCGGGGCCGAGGGCACCGAGACGTACGACGGGCTGGTGGCGCGCCTCGCGGCCGTGCTCGACGGCGAGCTGCCCGAGGACCCCGCCGCGCCCGAGGCCGACGAGGCTGCCGACGAGACCGACTCCGACGAGCCGGCCGAGGAGCCGGCCGAGGAGTCGGAGCACGACCTGCCCGCCCCCGCGACGCTGGGTGTCGTCCCGGCCCGCACCGACGCCGCCGACGTGCCGGACACCGCCGCCGCCGAGGAGCCGGCCGAGGGCCGCCGCTCGGTGGCCGACAGCACCATCCGCGTCGACGTCGCGCTGCTCGACTCGCTGATGAACCTGGTCGGCGAGCTGGTGCTCACCCGCAACCAGATGCTCCAGCGCGTCGCCACGCGCGAGGACGTCGAGCTGGCCCGCACCACCCACCGGCTCAACCTGGTGGCCGGCGAGCTGCAGGAGAGCGTCATGAAGATGCGCCTGCAGCAGATCGACACGCTGTGGAGCAAGCTGCCCCGCGTCGTCCGCGACCTCTCGGTGCAGCTCGGCAAGAGCGTCGAGCTGGACATGCGCGGCAAGGAGACCGAGCTCGACAAGACCATCCTCGAGGCGGTCCGCGACCCGCTGACCCACCTGGTCCGCAACAGCATCGACCACGGCATCGAGAAGCCCGACGTCCGCACCGCGCAGGGGAAGCCGGCCCACGGCACCCTGTCGATGCGCGCCTTCCACGAGGGCGGCCAGGTCAACATCGAGATCACCGACGACGGCGCCGGCATCGACCCCGCCCGGCTGCGCGACAAGGCCGTCTCGAAGGGCCTGATGGACCGCGAGACCGCGGCGCGCCTGAGCGACCACGAGGCCGTCAACCTGATCTTCACGCCCGGGTTCTCCACCGCCGAGGGCGTCACCAACGTGTCGGGCCGCGGCGTCGGGATGGACGTGGTGCGCACCAACATCGAGCGCATCGGCGGCGCGATCGACCTCTCCAGCGAGCCCGGCTCGGGCACGACGGTCCGGATCCGGATCCCGCTGACGCTGGCGATCATCCCCGCCCTGGTGGTCTCCGCGGCCGGGCACCGGTTCGCGATCCCGCAGGTCAACCTGCTCGAGCTGGTCCGCCTCGACGCGGCGCAGGCCGCGACCGCGATCGAGAGCGTGCACGGCTCGCCGGTCTACCGGCTGCGCGGTCGCCTGCTCCCGCTGGTCGACCTGCGCGAGACCCTCGACCTCCCCGGCGTCGAGCGCGAGACGACCTACGTCGCGGTGCTCAAGGCCGACAACCAGCAGTACGGCCTGGTCGTCGACGACATCCTCGACACCGAGGAGATCGTGGTGAAGCCGCTCGGCACGCACCTGCGCCAGCTGCCGCTCTACGCCGGCGCCACCATCATGGGCGACGGCGCGGTCGCGCTCATCCTGGACGCCACCGCCCTCGCCCGGCGCGCCGGCATGACCCCCGAGGCCGAGCTCGGCACGCTCGCCGCGCACGGCGCCGACGCCAGCGAGGACGCGGCCTCCCTGCTCCTCGTCGAGCTCGGCGACGGTCGTCGCGCGGCGATCCCCGTCGCGGCGGTCGACCGGCTCGAGGAGATCGAGCGCGGCCGCATCGAGCGGGCCGGCCACCACGAGGTCGTCCAGCACCGCGGCCAGATCCTCCCGCTGGTGCGCCTCGACCACGTGCTCCACGGCGACGCCGGCCACCAGGGGCTCTCCACGCTCCAGGTGGTGGTGTGCCGCCAGGGCGAGCAGCAGGCCGGGGTGGTCGTCAACGCGATCCTCGACATCGTCGAGGCCACGCTGGACGCGCGTACGCCCCTCGACTCCACCGGCGGCGACGGCTCGGCCGTCGTGTCGGGCCACGTCACCGAGCTCGTCGACATCGCCCAGGTCTTCGCCGGACTCCCGTCCGGTGACCGCCTGGCCTGGTCGGCCTAGGAGGCCCTGATGTCCCAGTACTGCACCTTCGCCCTCGACGGACACGTCTTCGGCGTCCCGGTCTCCTCCGTCCAGGAGGTGCTGCGCTCGCAGGACCTCACGGTGGTGCCCCTGGCACCCGACGAGATCGCCGGCCTGCTCAACCTCCGCGGCCAGATCGTCACGATGCTCGAGCTCCGGGCCCGGCTGGGGCTCCCGCCCCGCGAGCCCGACGCCCCGTCGGTCAACGTCGTCGTGAAGTCGCCGGACGGCAGCGCCGTCAGCCTGGTCGTCGACGAGATCGGCGACGTCCTCGCTCCCTCGAGGGACGCCTTCGAGGCACCGCCGGACACCGTGCCGGCCTCCATCCGCAGCCTCGTGACCCGCGTCTGCAAGCTCGACACCCACCTCATGCTCCTGCTCGACACCGAGCGCGCAGTCACCTCCGAAGGAATGTCATGACCGTGCTGAACCCCCCGGCCAGCCGCACGCAGGCCGTCCGTGCCCGCAGCGGGCGCGCCCAGGCCGCTCCCACCTCGCGGCGCGGCCTGCTGGACCGCTTCCGGGACCTGCCGACCGCACGCAAGCTGCTCGTCGGCTACCTCGTCCTCGTCGCGATGATGGCGGTGGTCGGCGCGATCGGGCTGCAGCAGCTGAGCGCGTCCGAGAACCGGATCGAGTCGCTCTACACCGACAGCTACGAGGCCTCGCTCAACCTCGCCGCCATCAACGTCGACGAGGCGAACGTCTCCGCGGTGCTGGAGGAGGCGATGCTCGACGGGATGACGCCTGAGCTCAAGGCCGAGATGGACAAGCTCGCCACCGACGTCAACGCGAACTGGGACGCCTACCTGGCCACCGACACCACCGGCCGCGAGAAGGTCATCGCGCAGTTCGAGAAGTCGCTCGCCGCCTTCCGCTCGGTCCGCGACGACACCGTCCTGCCCCTCCTCGCCGACGGCAAGCTGGGCCAGGCCAACACCGCCAAGCACGAGCAGCTCGACCCGGCGGCACAGCAGCTGACCGACGACCTCGGCACCGTCATCGACACCGAGAAGGCCATCTCGAAGGACCTCATCACCGCGTCCAAGAGCGCGTACGCCAACGCACGGGTGCTGATCATCGGCCTGGTGCTCGTGGCCGGCGCCCTGGGCATCGCCCTGGCCGTGTTCCTGGGTCGCCTGGTGGCGCGTCCGCTGCAGCGCACCGTCGAGGTGCTGGAGCTCGTGGCCGCCGGTCGCCTGGACCAGAGCCTGGAGGTGGACTCGGCCGACGAGATCGGGCGGATGAGCACGGCGTTGAACGGTGCGTTGGGGAAGCTGGCGTCGGCGATGGGTCAGATGGATGCGAATGCGCGGTCGTTGGCGTCGGCGTCGGAGGAGCTGTCGTCGGTGTCGGGTCAGATGAGTGGGTCGGCGTCGGAGTCGTCGTCGCAGGCGGGTCTGGTGTCTGCGGCGGCGGAGCAGGTGTCGCGGAACGTGCAGACGGTGGCGACGGGGACCGAGGAGATGTCGGCGTCGATCCGCGAGATCGCGCAGAACGCGTCGAATGCTGCGGGTGTGGCGGCGCAGGCGGTGGTGGTGGCGGAGTCGACGAACGCGACGGTGGCGAAGCTGGGTGATTCGTCGGCGGAGGTCGGGAACGTGATCAAGGTGATCAACTCGATCGCGGAGCAGACGAACCTGTTGGCGTTGAACGCGACGATCGAGGCGGCTCGTGCGGGTGAGGCGGGCAAGGGTTTCGCGGTGGTGGCCAACGAGGTCAAGGAGCTGGCGCAGGAGACGGGGAAGGCGACCGAGGACATCGGGCGTCGGATCGAGGCGATCCAGTCGGACACGGAGGCTGCGGTGGCGGCGATCGCTGAGATCGCGGAGATCATCGGTCAGATCAATGACACGCAGGCCACGATCGCGTCGGCGGTGGAGGAGCAGACGGCGACGACGAACGAGATGAGCCGGAACGTGGCGGAGGCGGCGACGGGGTCGAGTGACATCGCGGTGAACGTGACGGGTGTGGCGCGTAGTGCCTCGGACACGCAGGCGGCGGCGAACTCGACGTCGCAGGCGGCTGACGAGCTGGCCCGGATGGCGGCCGAGATGCGCACCCTCGTCGGCCAGTTCCAGTACTGAGCGACGGACCGAGGAGGAGGACGCGATGTCGCGAAAGGTACGGGTGCTGGTCGTCGACGACTCCGTCGTCGTGCGCCGGCTCGTCGCCGAGGCACTGGCCGCGGACCCGCAGATCGAGGTCGTCGGCACGGCCGCCAACGGCCGCGTGGCACTGGCCAAGATCGCCCAGGTGAACCCGGACCTGGTCACGCTCGACATCGAGATGCCCGTGATGGACGGGCTCGAGACCCTGCGGCACCTGCGCCCGCTCCACCCGCGGCTGCCGGTCGTGATGTTCTCCACCCTCACCGAGCGTGGTGCCACCGCGACCCTGGACGCCCTCGAGCTCGGCGCGAGCGACTACGTCACCAAGCCGGCCAACGTCGGCAGCGTGATGGCCTCGATGGAGGCTGTGCGGCAGCAGCTGGTGCCGAAGATCCACGGCCTGTGCCGCCGGATCATCGCCCCGCCCGCCCCGCCGCGGCCCCTGCTGACCGCCCCGGTCGCACCGCTCGCACCCCGTGGCCGGCCCGCGACGGCCACGAACCAGGTCGACGTGGTGGCGATCGGGGCCTCCACCGGAGGCCCCGACGCCCTGTCCGCGGTGCTCGCCGCCCTGCCCGCCGACCTCGGCGTCCCGGTCGTGGTCGTGCAGCACATGCCCCCGGTCTTCACGCGGCAGTTCGCCGACCGGCTCAACGGCAAGGTCCCGCTCCACGTGAGCGAGGCCAGTGCCGGCGACCCCGTGGTGGCCGGCGGCGTGCTCGTCGCGCCCGGTGACCACCACCTCCGCTTCCGCGGCACGCGGGCCCTCCCCTCGGGCATCGTGGCGGCCCTCGACCAGGGCACCCCGGAGCACTACTGCCGCCCGGCCGTCGACGTGATGTTCCGGTCGGTCGTCGAGACGTGGGGCGGCCACGTGCTGGCCGTCGTGCTCACCGGCATGGGCTCCGACGGGGCCAGCGGGTGTGCCGCGGTCGTCGCGGCCGGCGGCTCCGCGCTCGTGCAGGACGAGGCCACCTCGGTCGTGTGGGGGATGCCCCGGGCGGTCGTCGAGGCCGGCGTCCCCGCGCAGGTCCTGCCGCTCCACCAGATCGGTCCAGCCATCGTCGACCGCGTGCGCCGCGGGCGCCGCGGCCCCTACTCCCCCCGAGAGGCGGCCCTCGCATGAGCCTGTCCCCCCGCTCCTTCACCTTCGTGGCCGACCTGGTCCGCCGTGAGGCGGCGATCGTGCTCGAGTCCGGCAAGGAGTACCTCGTCGAGGCCCGGCTGCAGCCGCTCGCCCGTGCCGCCGGGTTCGCGGACCTGGACGCCTACGTCACCCACCTGCAGTCCGGCGCCGGCTACCCCGGTCGCGCGGCGGTGGTGGAGGCGTTGACCACCAACGAGACGTCGTGGTTCCGCGACCGCGAGCCCTTCGACGTGCTGGCCTCCCACGTGCTGCCGGACCTGCTCGCCCGCAACGCCGCCCGGCGCAAGATCACCGTCTGGTCGGCCGCCTGCTCGAGCGGGCAGGAGGCGTACACGATCGCCATGCTGCTGGCCGAGCACGTGGTGCCGCGCGGCTGGCAGGTGGAGATCTTCGCCACCGACATCGCACCGAGCATGGTCGCCCGCACCCGCGCCGGCAGCTACAGCCAGCTCGAGATCGGCCGCGGGCTCCCCGCGCCGCTGATGGTCAAGCACTTCCAGCGCCAGGGCACCCAGTGGCAGGTCTCCGACCAGCTGCGCTCGATGGTGCGGACCCAGGTGATGAACCTGGCGGCCCCGTTCCCGCCGATGCCGGTCTTCGACCTGGTCTTCCTGCGCAACGTGCTCATCTACTTCGACCAGCCGACCAAGCGCTCGGTGCTCAGCCGGGTGCGCCAGGTGATGTCGCCCGACGGCTACCTCTTCCTCGGGGGCGCGGAGACCACGCTCGGCATCGACGACACCTGGCACCGACAGCCCGTCGGCCGGCTCACCCTCAACCGTCCCCGCCCCCCCGCGACACCCGCTCCGGTCCCGCCGCGCACCGTGCCCGGCCTCGTACGACCGACCCGACAGGAAGCGATCTGACATGCACGCCCTCGTGATCGACGACTCCCGCACGATGCGGATGATGCTCGCGCGCCAGCTCCAGAGCCTGGGCTTCGACGTGCTCCAGGCCGGCGACGGCAAGGAGGCGCTCGAGGTGCTCGAGGAGCACCGCGGCGATCTCCCGGTGCTCGCGACCGTCGACTGGAACATGCCGGTGATGAACGGGCTGGAGTTCGTGCACGCCGTGCGTGCGGATCTCGGCCTGCGCGACGTCACGCTGATGATGGTGACCACCGAGGCCGAGCAGGGGCAGATCGTGCGGGCACTCGCCGCCGGCGCCCACGAGTACCTGATCAAGCCGTTCTCCGCCGAGGCGTTCGTCGACAAGATCGACTACCTCGGCCTCAACCCGCAAAGGGGTGTCGCATGAGCTCGAACGTCCAGGAGTCGCCGGTCACGCCGGACGACCTCCACCTCCTCGGCGAGGAGGTGCTCACCGCGTTCCTGCTGCAGGACGCCCCGCCCGCGTCGTCGCCGGAGGAGGAGCAGACCGGCCGGCTGCGGGCCTCGGTCGCCGTGCACGGCCAGTGGACCGGGTGGATCACCCTCGAGGTGTCCCGCGCGGCCGCCGCCGACCTGACCCGCCGCATGCTGAGCGACCCCGAGGTCAGCGAGGAGGACGTCCGCGACGCCGTCGGCGAGCTCGTCAACGTGCTCGGCGGCAACGTCAAGAGCCTGCTCGTCGACGGCAGCGTCCTCGGCCTCCCCGAGGTCCTCGACGCCGACGCCGCCGAGTGGCCCCACGTCGAGATCTGCCAGGCCCTCCTGTGGTGGGCCGGCCACCCCGTCGAAGTCCGCGTCTGGGGCGCCGACCCGGTCCGCCCCGCCCTCTGAACCAGGAGACACCCCCATGAAGATCCTCATCGCCGACGACAGCCGGGTGATGCGCCAGATCGTCATCCGCACGCTGCGCCAGGCCGGCTACGGCGGCCACGACCTGATCGAGGCCGAGAACGGAGCCGTGGCGCTCGAGCTGGTGCACACGCAGTCGCCCGACCTCGTCCTGTCCGACTGGAACATGCCCGAGATGAACGGCATCGACCTGCTCCGGGCGCTGCGCGCCAGCGGCCAGCAGGTGCCGTTCGGGTTCGTCACCTCCGAGGGGACCCCCGAGATGGTGGACCGCGCGATGTCGTCGGGCGCGCTGTTCCTCATCGCCAAGCCGTTCACCGCGGACTCCTTCCGCGACCAGCTCGACGCGGTGGTCGCATGAGCACCGACCTCGACCTGGTCCGCTCGCCCAGCGCGCTGGAGGTGCGCGAGCTGCTCAGCGGGCTGTTGGGCCGTGACGTCAGCCTCGAGCCGGCGGAGGGCTTCAGCGGCGACTCCGCCGCCGGGTCGACGTTCGCCGTCTACGTCGACGACCGGCTCACCACCCGTGCGGTGGCGGTCGTGGACCTCCCGCTGTCGGCGTACGCCGGCGCCGCGGTCGGCCTGCTGCCGGCCGGCGGGGCCCAGGACGCGGTCGCCGAGCGCGACCTGACGCCGATCCTCAAGGAGAACCTCGCCGAGGTGCTCAACGTGATGGCGGCGCTGCTCAACGAGGAGGGCCGTCCGCACGTCAAGCTGGCCGACGTCCACCACGTCGGCGCCTGGCCGAGCCCGCAGGTCTGCGCGGACGCCGCCGCCACCGGTCGGCGCCTCGACCTCTCCGTCACCATCCCGCTCTACGGCGCCGGCCGGCTCTCGATCGTCGGGGTGCGCTGACCCGGTCGACGCAGGATCAGCGCCCGACGAGGGCGGCGAGCCCGTCGAGGGTGCGCTCGAGGCCGAACGCCCAGGCGTGGTCGGCCGACCACGCGCTGCCCTGTGCCTCGCCGGCAGCGGTGCCGACCCGCACCGCCCGCGGGTAGGCGGCCGGGTCGAGCGCGCGCTCCAGCACGGGCCGGTTGGCGGCCCACCAGTCCGCGTCGCTCATCGCCGAGTCCGTCGTCGCCCGCGCCGCGTCGTGGACCGCGCGGCAGTGCTGCTGGACGAACCCGAGGAGGTGCGCCAGCGCCGCGTCGGTCTCGACGTCGGGCAGGCCGGTGCCGTCGAGCGCGGCCAGCTCGTGCTCGTACTTGCCCATCACCCCGGGGCCGAGCGGCGGGCGGCTCAGCGCGGCGACCTCGGTGAGCCACGGGTGGGCGGTGAGCAGCCGCCGGTTGTCCTCCGCGACGGCCCGCAGCCGGTCGCGCCAGGGCTGGTCCGTCCAGGGCGTCCGGTCCATCGCGAGGTAGCAGCGGTCCACCATCAGGTCGAGCAGCTCGGGCTTGCCGGGGACGTAGGTGTAGACCGACATGGCGGAGACGCCGACCCGCTCGGCCACCGCCCGCACGGTCACCGCGGCGAGGCCCCGTTCGTCGGCGATCCCGACCGCGGCCCCGACGACCGTGTCCACCGTCAGCGACCGCGCCGGCCCCTTGCGGGGCGCGTCCGGCGCCGTGCCCCACAGCAGCGCCAGCGTCCGGCTGGGCTCGCCGGCCCCGGTCCTCTCGCTCACGGGAACCATTCTGGCACGCGTTCGTTGTACGGTGTACACCGTACAAAGTACGGTACAGCAACCGAGGAGGACCCCGTGCACGTCACCGCTTCCGCCCTGTCGCTCAACGTGCCCGACGTGGAGGCGTCGGCCGCGTGGGCACGGCAGCACCTGGGCTTCACCACCGCCATGGAGGCCGACGGCTTCTGCTCCCTGGCCCATCCCGACGCGGGGTTCCACCTGATCTTCCTGCGCACCGGCCTGGCGTCCTTCAAGCCGTCCTTGGCGGCCGGCAGCGCCGACGGCCTGCTGGTGGTCCTCACGGTCGAGGACGTCGACGCCGAGCACGCCCGGCTGGTGCGGGAGGGCGTCGAGGTGGTCACCCCCCTGGAGACCGAGCCCTGGGGCGAGCGCTACTTCCAGATGACCGATCCGAACGGCGTGGTCTTCCAGCTCGTGCAGTGGGTCGAGGCGCCCGACCCGCAGTACGCCGGCTGAGCCGGGCCCGGGCTGGCATCCTCGTCGGATGGGCGAGCCGACGGAGGACGAGAAGTGGCTGGTCGTCGACGGCCGGCGCTGGCGGCGTACGGACCCGGCGGTCCCCGCCGACGCGCTCGCGCGGCTGAAGTCCCACCTGGGCCGGGGCCGCTCCGGGGTCCGCTCCGCTCCTGACGACGCCGCGCTGGCCGCGACGCGGCACCGCACCCAGCTGGCGAAGGTCGGGCTCGGCGAGCGCGGCACGCCCTGGTGGGAGCAGTCCGACGACGAGCGACGCGAGCGGTGGGAGTCGGCGCTGGCCGAGCTGGACGCCCTCGACGACTGAGCGAGACCTCTGAGGACGCGGAGGCTAGGGAAGCCCGGTCACGTCCGGACGCACCCGATGGCGCGCGCGCATCGTTCGTCCGGGTGGTGTGACAGGGCCGAAGGTCCCGATCTGCCCCCGAAGTAGGTATCTCGACGTCGAGATTGCCGTTCCATGGTCCTGTCCCTGATCGACCATCCTTTCTCTGCAAGTTGACGCTGGTTCTCCACGGAATCCGCGGCAACATCTCGGATGCGGACCAGACCACGGAGAAACGTCGTGACCGCCGTCCTCACCCCGCCCGCCACCCGTACGTCCCCGCCCGCCCCGCGAGCGACCCGTCGTCGCGCGGGCGCGACCGAGACGCCCCGCGCCACCTCACCCGGACTGCTGGGCCGCTTCAAGGACCTGCCGACGGCGCGCAAGCTGATGATCGGCTTCCTGCTGATGGTCGCCCTGATGGCCGT
Above is a genomic segment from Nocardioides okcheonensis containing:
- a CDS encoding FtsW/RodA/SpoVE family cell cycle protein: MSQNGTLMGFVHRRRRGAELFLLLLALAVGIGAYAAVGLGVEGVVPADLVGYGGWLTGLIVVAHVTVRLVAPYADPVLLPLVAALNGLGLAVIHRLDLTYAALDRANQDFARQQLVWMTLGVILFVATLVLLRDHRVLQRFTYTAGLGGILLLVLPFLPVIGSGKNGANIWINVAGFSFQPGEVAKVLLVIAFSGYLVLHRDALALAGRRVVFVDLPRGRDLGPILAMFGISMMILVLQNDLGSSLLFFGLFLVMLYVATERPGWLVVGGLLFAAGAVAAYTFVGNVQNRFNFWLHPMDYYDASPGSYQPVEALFGMGWGGLIGRGLGNGFPERITYAESDYIIAAIGEELGLTAVMAIVLCYGLIVERALRIALISRDGFGKLMAVGLGAIVALQVFVVIGGVTGLIPLTGLTTPFLSYGGSSLVANWVVVALLLRISDQARRPAPRLDPVDDAEADSEHTQVVKLK
- a CDS encoding PP2C family protein-serine/threonine phosphatase — translated: MYLHYSAISDVGRVRRENQDSGYAGPWLLTVCDGVGGAVRGDLASSTAVQALRKLDREPDDDVVGQVAGALHRADDRIAELVEEDPALNGTSTTATVALFDGTRFAIGHIGDSRAYLQRRGQLRQLTHDHTFVQSLIDEGRITEEQSRTHPHRNLILKALDGIRHEEPDLFEFPAEPGDRVLVCSDGACGTLTDDRIADILASGTPDYAAVELVRASLEAGSTDNVTCVVAEVSEQPPAEDLAPLLVGAAADLPRRTPLSGAAGAVGGLFRGHRSGDTGEIPPVPGDVPEGAFAADPIDHETARYAPRPPRRFAWLRRLLVLAVVLGVAWVVLAAGWSWSQQQFYVAEQDGKVAIFRGIDASLPGVSLSHPYETTDVDLDRLSDIDAEQVREGIEADSLDDARLTVDNYAARQDVG
- a CDS encoding FHA domain-containing protein FhaB/FipA → MSELTLFLIRAAFLAVLWIFVLSAISVIRSDMFGARVPETARGSGPVPTGRKPKAPRKPRRGAPTHLLVVEGENPGVRAELADAPLLIGRGSDAAIKLDDDYVSTRHARIASSGDEWFVEDLGSTNGTYVGPVRITQPTTIGLGVQVRVGKTILELRK
- a CDS encoding FhaA domain-containing protein, which translates into the protein MNALQRFEQRLEGLISGVFARAFRSAVQPVEIAAALQRECDNNAQVMSRQRRLVPNDFHVELSATDLERIGGLGRALEQDLVDQLQDHADAQGYVFTGPVTIAFEEADDLTTGRFRIRSKAQASVTDNDQRTRTRASHATLEVNGTRHPLRPPGLVVGRGTEADLRINDPGVSRRHLELEVSVDGVEAVDLGSTNGILVDGSKVARARLRDGSTIRIGHTDMTVRIDGGRDEAGGWNV
- a CDS encoding chemotaxis protein CheA, yielding MDGLDEIIGEFLVESHENLDQLDRDLIALERDPSSSTLLASVFRTIHTIKGTSGFLAFSILESVTHVGESLLARLRDGELALTPGLTSLLLEVVDAVRSLLTNIEHTGAEGTETYDGLVARLAAVLDGELPEDPAAPEADEAADETDSDEPAEEPAEESEHDLPAPATLGVVPARTDAADVPDTAAAEEPAEGRRSVADSTIRVDVALLDSLMNLVGELVLTRNQMLQRVATREDVELARTTHRLNLVAGELQESVMKMRLQQIDTLWSKLPRVVRDLSVQLGKSVELDMRGKETELDKTILEAVRDPLTHLVRNSIDHGIEKPDVRTAQGKPAHGTLSMRAFHEGGQVNIEITDDGAGIDPARLRDKAVSKGLMDRETAARLSDHEAVNLIFTPGFSTAEGVTNVSGRGVGMDVVRTNIERIGGAIDLSSEPGSGTTVRIRIPLTLAIIPALVVSAAGHRFAIPQVNLLELVRLDAAQAATAIESVHGSPVYRLRGRLLPLVDLRETLDLPGVERETTYVAVLKADNQQYGLVVDDILDTEEIVVKPLGTHLRQLPLYAGATIMGDGAVALILDATALARRAGMTPEAELGTLAAHGADASEDAASLLLVELGDGRRAAIPVAAVDRLEEIERGRIERAGHHEVVQHRGQILPLVRLDHVLHGDAGHQGLSTLQVVVCRQGEQQAGVVVNAILDIVEATLDARTPLDSTGGDGSAVVSGHVTELVDIAQVFAGLPSGDRLAWSA